The sequence AACTGTCCTGCCCAGATATCACCACCGGAATCACTGGCTTTTTTAATAAAAAAGACAGTGATCAATAGATTGAGCAGTACTTGAATACCAGCTAGAAGATAGTGGTGATGAAGCATATGAAGGACAGCTTCAAAGACAAGAACTGTGACCATCCATGAAATGATGATAGTAGACGGATGATCCACTTTTTTAACAAATATGTAAGTAAGCGCCGCTATCAGTCCCAACCAGTACCCAACGACTCCTCCGTGAAAGTAGAGGATGGTAATGGGATGCTTCATAACCGTTTGGAAGTCAACCACAATCACACTCAGTTTCCAGACGAGTAAAAAGGTAAAAATACCATTGGAATACCAATCGCTTGCCTTTCTATCCCAGAAGAAGAGGAACAGGAAAGTGAGTATGACCGAAGAGATAATGGCTCCCCACGAAGCCGGGAATGTGAAGGAGCCTATGGTGTACCACTGTTCAATCATAGCCATTCAACTCCCTCCAGTCACGTTCTGGTTTATTTATTATTCTTTTTTAACGACAATGTAATAAACCGATGGATGCAAGTGACCTATTGTTGTGCGGAACCCGGATGATTTGAGCTGTCGATCGAGTTCCCCGGAAGAAATGCGATGATCTAAAGGCGGTCCCATTTCTGATTCTACCTTTTCCCAATCCAGGATCAGCCAAATGCCATCTTCCTTCAGCATATCGTGTAAATCCTGAAATACTTTGATCAGATCGGGAACTTCATGCAAGACAAAGGCAGATACAATTTTATCCAAAGTGCCTTTATTGAAACTGAGGTATTCAAGGGACGATTTCACATAAACGATATTGTCTACATTTTCTTCATTTGCACGGTGTTTCAAGTATTCCAGCATTTCCTGCTGCAGATCTACTGCCTGGACATTCGATTCAACCGTTTTCGCAATGGGAAGGGTCAGGTAGCCATTCCCACAGCCCAAGTCGGCGACGATATCGTCTTCATTGAGTTTGAGAAGTTCGAGAACTTTTTCCACCGGTACGAGCTCTTGACGTCTTGGATCCAGGAGCTTTGAAGCTCTATGGTGTTCAAATAAATCTCCG is a genomic window of Rossellomorea sp. y25 containing:
- a CDS encoding class I SAM-dependent methyltransferase — encoded protein: MAGDLFEHHRASKLLDPRRQELVPVEKVLELLKLNEDDIVADLGCGNGYLTLPIAKTVESNVQAVDLQQEMLEYLKHRANEENVDNIVYVKSSLEYLSFNKGTLDKIVSAFVLHEVPDLIKVFQDLHDMLKEDGIWLILDWEKVESEMGPPLDHRISSGELDRQLKSSGFRTTIGHLHPSVYYIVVKKE